In one Mucilaginibacter sp. PAMB04168 genomic region, the following are encoded:
- a CDS encoding tetratricopeptide repeat protein yields the protein MKYSFWLIVLLLALSTSLHAQDKDLQLARQYTSNGELQKAADIYQRLYKQDNETYFSLYTDNLIGLKKFDEAESAAKKMMRKYPAENQYAITLGKIYTEQGRADKANDVYSDLVKKLPAQPGAISALATQFYQAENFDLAIKILQQGRKQLQNEQLFAMELISLYRIKRDKAALTEEYLNLLTVNPMYFNQAQNTLATVYQGEADYDLLRVALLKRLQKDPQQIIYTNLLTWQYLQQKEYDQALNQAIALNRRQSNNGNDVFDLCQTLVANGAYDAAIRGYEYLLTKNTRTDELYIPSKIELVNTKNLKITSGKYVQEDLLSLEKDYTDLLTEFGRTANTAFAMQKLANLQAFKLHKLNEAQKLLEEAVNIKTLRPQLMAGCKLDLGDVYLINNQPWEATLIYSQVEKAYAGTPMAQDANYRNAKLSYYTGDFKWAKGQLNVLKAATSQLIANDALNLSLLIADNLVADTAGNALKLYARADLLIFAEQPNKAMLTLDSIDKKFPGNALQDDILMAKARLFLQKKEYQAAAVNLKEIVANHPADLWADDAVYMLGTIYEEQLNDKEAAKTYFQKIITDYPGSVWIGNARKHFRILRGDKADSAS from the coding sequence ATGAAGTATAGCTTTTGGCTTATTGTTTTACTCCTGGCATTATCCACAAGCCTGCATGCGCAGGATAAGGATCTGCAGTTGGCCAGGCAGTATACATCAAACGGCGAACTTCAAAAAGCGGCCGATATTTACCAGCGGCTTTATAAGCAGGATAACGAAACTTACTTTTCGTTGTACACGGATAACCTCATTGGCTTAAAGAAGTTTGATGAGGCCGAAAGCGCAGCTAAAAAAATGATGCGCAAATATCCCGCAGAAAATCAGTACGCCATAACGCTGGGTAAAATTTATACTGAACAAGGCCGTGCCGATAAAGCTAACGATGTATACAGCGATCTGGTTAAAAAGCTGCCCGCCCAACCCGGTGCTATCAGTGCCCTGGCCACCCAGTTTTACCAGGCCGAAAACTTTGACCTGGCTATTAAGATATTGCAACAAGGCCGCAAGCAATTACAAAACGAGCAGTTGTTTGCCATGGAACTTATTAGCCTTTACCGCATAAAACGCGATAAAGCCGCTTTAACTGAAGAATACCTGAACCTGCTCACGGTAAATCCTATGTACTTTAACCAGGCGCAAAATACGCTGGCCACCGTGTACCAGGGCGAAGCCGATTACGACTTACTGCGTGTGGCCCTGTTAAAACGCCTGCAAAAAGACCCGCAGCAAATTATTTATACCAATTTGCTTACCTGGCAGTACCTGCAACAAAAAGAATATGACCAGGCGTTAAACCAGGCTATAGCGCTTAACCGCAGGCAAAGCAATAACGGTAATGATGTATTTGACCTTTGCCAAACGCTGGTAGCTAACGGCGCTTATGATGCCGCTATACGAGGCTATGAATACCTCCTCACTAAAAACACCCGTACCGATGAGCTTTATATACCTTCAAAAATAGAACTGGTTAATACCAAAAACCTAAAGATAACATCCGGGAAGTACGTACAAGAAGATTTGCTGAGTCTGGAAAAAGATTACACTGATTTACTGACCGAATTTGGCCGTACAGCCAATACTGCCTTTGCCATGCAAAAGCTGGCTAACCTGCAAGCGTTTAAACTGCACAAGCTTAATGAAGCGCAAAAATTGCTCGAAGAAGCGGTAAACATTAAAACCCTGCGCCCGCAGCTGATGGCCGGTTGCAAGCTGGATTTGGGCGACGTTTACCTGATAAACAACCAGCCCTGGGAAGCTACCTTGATTTACAGCCAGGTAGAAAAGGCGTACGCCGGCACGCCGATGGCGCAGGATGCTAACTACCGCAATGCTAAACTCTCCTACTACACCGGCGATTTTAAATGGGCTAAAGGGCAGTTGAACGTTTTAAAAGCTGCCACCTCACAATTAATCGCTAATGATGCGCTTAATTTATCTTTGTTGATAGCCGATAACCTGGTGGCCGACACCGCTGGCAACGCCTTAAAATTGTACGCGCGGGCCGATCTGCTGATTTTTGCCGAGCAGCCCAATAAAGCTATGCTTACACTGGATAGTATTGACAAGAAATTTCCAGGCAATGCCTTACAGGATGATATATTGATGGCCAAAGCCCGGTTATTTCTGCAAAAGAAGGAATACCAAGCTGCTGCGGTAAATTTAAAGGAGATTGTGGCCAATCATCCTGCCGACCTTTGGGCCGACGATGCGGTGTACATGCTGGGCACCATTTATGAAGAACAGCTTAATGACAAGGAAGCGGCCAAAACGTATTTTCAAAAAATTATTACCGATTACCCGGGCAGTGTATGGATTGGGAACGCCCGTAAACATTTCAGAATATTAAGGGGCGACAAGGCTGATAGCGCTTCATAA
- a CDS encoding S9 family peptidase, with translation MKKQETDYTMLSRLKFVLILILALAFSCRQKEQRQIPIRDFFKTPEKSFFKISPDGQYLSYLKPYKDKQNLFIQSLADGKERMATSFTDNSVRDYFWTYNNQLVFNQDLTEADEFKMYALDVNTLQTRTLLTQTKTRIKLLNRSRKQPDVVTIIMNKRNPANFDVYHLNIKTGALDLYIPNPGNITEWYPDNDGKIRLAKASDGVDETILYRANELSPFKAIIKNNFKNRVDPIAITLGGKSFYAVSNVNRDKTALVEINAENGREEKVVYAGSKADIMDVGYSRNKHRLEYAGWEDDKPHKYFLNNEAKSIYADLKQKIKGGIIRFVDRDTAEAKYIINSYTDRNPGTYYMYERSGGKLTQLSNLNTSIKPGELCVMKPVAYKASDGMLINGYLTLPLGDKAENLPLIVMPHDGPWSRNVWGYNAEVQFLANRGYAVFQANYRGSTGYGKAFMSAGFKQVGGKMQSDLSDGVKWLIDQKVADPKRVAIMGARFGGFSALYGISFNPKLYNCAVVQYGLINFFTYLKDIPPFFKPRLQMTYEMVGNPETDAKMFRDISPVFHTDKIKAPLLIFQGAKDPRANISELNQFVRELQKRNVPVEYVLKENERMFFKSEHNRMDMYERIEKFLNSNMKVKP, from the coding sequence TTGAAAAAGCAGGAGACTGATTACACTATGTTAAGCCGTTTAAAGTTTGTGCTCATATTGATACTCGCGCTGGCGTTTTCGTGCCGGCAAAAAGAACAGAGGCAGATTCCGATACGTGATTTTTTTAAAACGCCAGAGAAAAGTTTCTTCAAAATATCGCCTGATGGTCAGTACTTATCTTACCTAAAACCATATAAAGATAAGCAAAATCTGTTCATCCAGTCGCTGGCCGATGGTAAGGAGCGAATGGCTACCTCATTTACCGATAATTCAGTTCGCGATTACTTTTGGACCTACAATAACCAACTCGTATTTAACCAGGACTTAACCGAGGCCGATGAGTTTAAAATGTATGCCCTGGATGTAAACACGCTGCAAACCCGTACGCTGCTTACGCAAACCAAAACCCGTATTAAGTTGCTCAACCGTAGCCGTAAACAGCCAGATGTGGTTACCATTATTATGAATAAGCGCAACCCTGCCAATTTTGACGTTTATCATCTGAACATTAAAACCGGAGCGCTTGACCTGTATATTCCTAACCCGGGCAATATTACCGAATGGTACCCCGATAATGATGGTAAGATACGTTTAGCCAAAGCATCAGATGGGGTTGATGAAACCATATTATACCGGGCAAATGAGCTTTCGCCGTTCAAAGCCATTATTAAAAATAATTTCAAAAACCGGGTAGATCCTATAGCTATAACATTGGGTGGAAAATCTTTCTACGCCGTATCTAACGTGAACAGGGATAAAACAGCCTTGGTTGAGATTAATGCCGAAAACGGCCGCGAAGAGAAAGTGGTTTATGCAGGCAGCAAGGCCGATATAATGGATGTTGGTTACTCGCGTAATAAGCACCGCCTGGAGTATGCGGGTTGGGAAGACGATAAACCACATAAGTATTTTCTGAACAATGAAGCCAAGAGCATTTATGCCGATCTGAAGCAGAAGATCAAAGGCGGCATTATTCGCTTCGTTGACCGTGATACGGCCGAGGCCAAGTACATCATTAATAGCTATACCGACCGTAACCCGGGTACATATTATATGTATGAACGCAGTGGCGGCAAACTAACCCAGTTAAGCAACTTAAATACCAGCATAAAACCGGGCGAGCTTTGTGTAATGAAGCCCGTGGCTTACAAAGCCAGTGATGGGATGCTGATTAACGGCTACCTTACGTTGCCACTAGGTGATAAAGCAGAAAACTTACCGCTGATAGTAATGCCGCACGATGGGCCATGGAGCCGTAATGTTTGGGGCTATAATGCCGAAGTACAGTTTTTGGCCAACCGGGGTTACGCCGTGTTTCAAGCCAACTACCGGGGTTCTACCGGTTACGGCAAAGCGTTTATGAGTGCCGGTTTTAAACAGGTGGGTGGCAAAATGCAAAGCGATTTGAGTGATGGCGTGAAATGGCTTATTGACCAAAAAGTTGCCGACCCTAAAAGGGTGGCCATTATGGGCGCCCGCTTTGGTGGATTTTCGGCCTTGTACGGTATCTCATTTAATCCCAAACTTTATAATTGTGCGGTGGTGCAGTACGGGCTTATTAACTTTTTTACTTATCTAAAAGATATACCTCCGTTTTTTAAGCCACGCCTTCAAATGACTTATGAAATGGTGGGCAATCCCGAAACAGATGCCAAAATGTTCAGGGATATATCGCCGGTTTTTCACACCGATAAAATTAAGGCTCCTTTACTCATCTTTCAGGGTGCTAAAGACCCACGGGCTAACATCAGCGAGCTTAACCAGTTTGTGCGCGAGCTGCAAAAGCGTAACGTACCAGTTGAGTATGTACTTAAGGAAAATGAACGTATGTTCTTTAAAAGCGAGCATAACCGTATGGATATGTACGAAAGGATTGAAAAGTTTTTGAACAGCAACATGAAAGTTAAGCCCTAA
- a CDS encoding HAMP domain-containing sensor histidine kinase produces the protein MKAHNTVYQKNFSLIAAFLILISITLVVALVIAYNFTYRYVENEFNSRKLDVLEQTIKPYNDFFQNRIPEITSYQGFLDSSSAANYARSVFQDYPFVKLIRYDEIAIGSRAGSGMGISVKAVYEYQTGKNGIIGARQRVNADDVDFRTMAAKFNYYIVQADTSRVPSQDEVYRTFYDVRPSKISYLNIPRREDIKIYRELQKGRNTAAYYKHNMMTFMLDVYTIKLRNTHPELYQHISVQPVVYDPLNNDKNELRTEVAFPGAFADYKLYFQSAKGHLSDEINRRFMPTGAIVLLIYVFLVLIGWLIYRNLNVNLKLFKLQYDFINNFTHEFKTPVSVIKIAGSNLRGEGELTERQRKHYGKILDEEADKLNELMNKLLSFTQIENRSIKLNKEEINLDQFVQKYINTFSIKYPDFEMGYKVEGIYNFYTDPVLMGSIFQNLIENAYKYSNPGQKELFISIGYEKRNIVFSFADKGIGIPKDEINNIFKKFYRIENQYNQNGSVGLGLAFCKELVNFMNGDLQVKSKVNEGSEFIVTLPYEN, from the coding sequence ATGAAAGCGCATAATACAGTTTATCAAAAAAACTTCTCGCTTATTGCAGCTTTTTTGATTCTTATATCCATTACTTTAGTTGTAGCGCTGGTTATTGCTTACAACTTTACCTACCGGTATGTGGAAAATGAATTCAATTCGCGCAAATTGGATGTGCTGGAACAAACTATTAAGCCTTATAACGATTTTTTTCAGAACCGCATACCCGAAATAACCTCTTATCAAGGCTTTTTGGATTCATCATCTGCGGCCAATTATGCCCGTTCGGTATTTCAGGATTATCCATTTGTGAAACTGATCAGGTATGATGAGATAGCTATTGGCAGCCGGGCTGGCAGCGGTATGGGCATATCGGTTAAAGCTGTTTATGAATACCAAACGGGTAAGAACGGTATAATTGGAGCCAGGCAGCGTGTAAATGCCGACGATGTGGATTTCAGAACCATGGCGGCCAAGTTTAATTACTACATCGTTCAGGCTGATACTTCACGCGTGCCCAGTCAGGATGAGGTATACCGTACCTTTTATGATGTAAGACCCAGCAAGATCAGCTACCTCAACATCCCGCGTCGCGAAGACATAAAAATTTACCGCGAACTGCAAAAGGGCAGAAATACGGCCGCTTACTATAAGCATAACATGATGACGTTTATGCTGGATGTTTACACCATAAAGCTAAGAAATACGCATCCGGAGCTGTATCAGCATATATCCGTACAACCCGTAGTGTACGATCCGCTGAATAATGATAAAAACGAACTGCGAACAGAGGTAGCTTTCCCGGGTGCCTTTGCCGATTATAAGTTATACTTCCAGTCGGCTAAAGGGCATTTATCGGATGAGATTAACCGCCGGTTCATGCCAACAGGTGCTATTGTGTTGTTGATTTATGTTTTTTTGGTTTTAATCGGCTGGCTTATTTACAGGAACCTTAACGTTAACCTCAAGCTGTTCAAGCTTCAGTACGACTTTATAAACAACTTTACACACGAGTTTAAAACACCGGTGAGCGTAATAAAAATAGCCGGCTCCAACCTGCGGGGCGAAGGCGAGCTAACCGAGCGGCAACGCAAGCATTACGGTAAAATACTGGATGAGGAAGCCGATAAGCTAAATGAGCTGATGAACAAGCTGCTCTCGTTTACGCAGATCGAGAACCGGTCTATCAAGTTGAATAAGGAAGAGATTAATCTGGACCAGTTTGTTCAGAAATACATTAATACTTTTAGCATTAAGTATCCTGATTTTGAAATGGGGTACAAGGTTGAGGGTATTTATAACTTTTATACCGACCCGGTGCTGATGGGCAGTATTTTTCAAAATCTGATAGAAAATGCTTATAAATATTCTAATCCCGGGCAAAAAGAGTTATTTATAAGTATTGGTTACGAAAAGCGTAATATTGTTTTTTCGTTTGCCGATAAGGGTATTGGCATACCTAAAGACGAGATTAACAATATATTTAAAAAGTTTTACCGCATCGAGAATCAGTATAACCAGAACGGAAGCGTTGGCCTGGGTTTGGCTTTTTGTAAAGAACTGGTTAACTTTATGAACGGAGATTTGCAGGTAAAGAGTAAAGTAAATGAAGGCTCGGAGTTTATAGTAACCTTGCCTTACGAAAATTAG
- a CDS encoding response regulator transcription factor, giving the protein MNTEIKIALVEDDENLRFLVAERLESEGYKVLEAANGNDAEKIILENTPDIVLLDWMLPGIQGSEVCSNIRQKGFDKLVIMMTAKAQDIDKIEAYNFGVSDYITKPFNMDVLVAMIDNKIKFSLNNDKSEVHRFADMEHHPNTHLLVKAGKKVELTILENRILLYFLKNRNKVINREELMMEVWGYNADVNTRTLDMHIVRLRKKIENNPDSPQYLQTVRGVGYKFAYE; this is encoded by the coding sequence ATGAACACAGAAATTAAGATTGCCCTGGTTGAGGATGACGAGAACTTACGCTTTTTGGTAGCGGAGCGTTTAGAGAGCGAAGGTTACAAAGTACTGGAGGCTGCCAATGGTAATGATGCCGAAAAGATAATACTCGAAAATACACCTGATATTGTATTGCTGGATTGGATGCTGCCTGGTATACAGGGTTCTGAAGTTTGCAGCAATATACGCCAAAAGGGTTTTGATAAGCTGGTAATTATGATGACGGCTAAGGCGCAGGATATAGACAAGATCGAAGCCTATAATTTCGGCGTGTCCGATTATATCACCAAACCATTCAATATGGATGTACTGGTGGCCATGATTGATAACAAGATCAAGTTCTCGTTAAACAACGATAAATCCGAAGTGCACCGCTTTGCAGATATGGAGCATCATCCTAATACGCACTTGCTGGTAAAAGCTGGTAAAAAAGTTGAGCTGACTATTCTGGAAAACCGCATTTTGCTTTACTTTCTGAAAAACAGAAACAAGGTAATTAACCGCGAAGAGCTCATGATGGAAGTATGGGGCTACAACGCTGATGTAAATACCCGTACGCTTGATATGCACATTGTTCGCTTACGCAAAAAGATAGAAAACAACCCCGATTCGCCCCAGTACCTGCAGACTGTTAGAGGAGTAGGGTATAAGTTTGCTTACGAATAG
- a CDS encoding class I SAM-dependent methyltransferase, which translates to MAANYDNTTWFYERLSKLVFGQAQMSAQEYFLKLIEPQSNILIIGGGTGEILERLTRLHPAGLQITYIEISANMLALSRKRNTAQNEVRFIEADIQHYSLDRSFDVVITAFLFDNFSEQDLSYAFSKIHQHLKPRGLWLNTDFQLTGPLWQRLMLTTMYVFFKIWSAVEVRQLPDVKACFKRYEYEEIDKKTFYGKFILSSVYKRF; encoded by the coding sequence ATGGCTGCCAACTATGATAACACTACCTGGTTTTACGAGCGCTTATCAAAACTGGTATTTGGGCAGGCTCAAATGAGCGCGCAGGAATATTTCCTGAAGCTCATCGAACCTCAAAGCAACATCCTGATCATTGGCGGCGGAACAGGCGAAATACTGGAAAGGCTTACCCGCTTGCACCCCGCAGGTTTACAGATTACTTACATCGAGATTTCGGCCAACATGTTAGCGCTATCACGTAAAAGAAATACGGCCCAAAACGAGGTGCGTTTTATTGAAGCAGATATACAGCACTATAGTCTTGATCGATCTTTTGACGTTGTGATAACAGCCTTTCTTTTTGATAATTTTTCTGAACAAGATTTATCGTATGCCTTCTCCAAGATACACCAGCATCTAAAGCCACGGGGCTTATGGTTGAACACCGATTTTCAGCTTACCGGCCCTTTATGGCAAAGGTTAATGCTAACAACGATGTATGTTTTTTTTAAAATATGGAGTGCTGTAGAGGTAAGGCAGCTCCCCGATGTAAAAGCATGCTTTAAGCGCTATGAGTATGAAGAAATAGACAAGAAAACTTTTTACGGAAAGTTTATATTGAGCAGTGTGTATAAGCGCTTTTAA
- a CDS encoding metallophosphoesterase has product MQGQAPTLIIICIGLLLADIYITNGLREGFKKWRFIQAKSFLVLYWVFSLLLVAGVIASVFLKFNLGFKGAVLLLFFLTLFCKVCFLLFLLVDDIRRLSLWWAHKRHKPEPEFPASQPKPDNITRSEFLLKAGLIAGSLPLAGLTYGIVNGVYNYQVKRRTLYLPHLPKAFDGIKLGQLSDIHSGSFYNKKAVLGGVEMLLGEKPDFIFFTGDLVNTVSSEMRNYQDIFAKVKAPLGVYSSLGNHDYGDYKDWPSLAAKQKNFNDLLVTHKNMGWDLLRNENRRLKVDGEEIGILGVENWGALSRFPKYGKLDEALENTDDLPVKLLLSHDPSHWRAQVLPHYPQVDVMFSGHTHGMQFGVQTEHFQWSPIQFVYKEWAGLYHEGNQQLYVNVGYGFLGYPGRVGILPEITIFELKAGPDPLQHKS; this is encoded by the coding sequence ATGCAGGGACAAGCCCCTACTTTAATTATAATTTGCATTGGCCTACTCCTGGCTGATATTTATATCACCAATGGCTTGCGCGAGGGCTTTAAAAAGTGGCGCTTTATACAGGCTAAAAGCTTTTTAGTGTTATACTGGGTGTTCTCATTACTGCTAGTTGCAGGTGTAATAGCCAGTGTGTTTCTAAAATTCAATTTAGGCTTTAAAGGTGCTGTGCTGTTGCTTTTCTTTTTAACCCTGTTTTGCAAAGTATGCTTTTTACTATTTTTACTGGTTGACGATATACGTCGCTTATCACTCTGGTGGGCACACAAACGCCATAAGCCCGAGCCCGAGTTTCCGGCAAGCCAGCCTAAGCCCGATAATATAACGCGGTCGGAGTTCTTGTTGAAGGCCGGTTTAATTGCCGGATCTTTGCCGCTGGCTGGTTTAACTTATGGCATTGTGAACGGCGTATACAATTACCAGGTAAAGCGGCGCACACTCTACTTGCCTCATTTGCCTAAAGCTTTCGACGGCATAAAGCTGGGGCAACTATCAGATATCCACTCGGGCAGCTTTTACAATAAAAAAGCTGTTTTGGGCGGAGTAGAAATGTTATTGGGCGAAAAGCCAGATTTTATTTTCTTTACTGGCGACCTGGTCAATACTGTGAGCAGTGAAATGCGTAATTATCAAGACATTTTTGCCAAAGTGAAAGCTCCCCTGGGCGTTTACTCCAGCCTGGGCAACCACGACTATGGTGATTACAAAGACTGGCCAAGCTTAGCCGCAAAGCAAAAAAACTTTAACGATTTACTGGTTACTCACAAAAATATGGGCTGGGATTTGCTGCGGAATGAAAACCGCCGGCTAAAAGTAGATGGCGAAGAAATTGGCATTTTAGGAGTAGAGAACTGGGGAGCCTTAAGCCGTTTCCCTAAATACGGCAAGTTGGATGAGGCGCTGGAAAATACCGACGATTTACCGGTTAAGCTCCTCCTCTCGCATGACCCTTCGCACTGGCGCGCACAGGTATTACCACATTATCCGCAGGTCGACGTGATGTTTTCGGGCCATACGCATGGCATGCAATTTGGCGTACAAACCGAACATTTTCAGTGGAGCCCCATCCAGTTTGTTTATAAAGAATGGGCCGGCTTGTACCATGAGGGCAACCAACAGTTGTACGTAAATGTTGGTTACGGCTTTTTAGGTTATCCGGGCCGGGTAGGTATTTTGCCGGAGATTACTATTTTTGAATTAAAGGCCGGACCTGATCCACTACAACATAAATCTTAA
- a CDS encoding sigma 54-interacting transcriptional regulator — protein MSKLLEITTLGQLKQTDYRSRSVKEELRENLIAQLQKKDGGFEGIIGYEDTVIPDLQTAILSRHNILLLGLRGQAKTRIARLLVNLLDEYVPYIAGSELYDDPLAPISWYGHNEVETKGDDTPIAWVHRSERYTEKLATPDVTVADLIGDVDPIKAATLKLTYSDERVIHFGLIPRAHRGIFVINELPDLQARIQVSLFNILQEKDIQIRGFKLRLPLDLQFVFTANPEDYTNRGSIVTPLKDRIESQILTHYPRTVEISRKITQQEALLTAEQRNLVEADGLVKDLVEQIAFEARNSEYIDKKSGVSARLTISAYENLISNAERRMIINGEKNTFVRISDFLGVIPAITGKIELVYEGELEGPAKVANILIGKAVKTLLLQYFPDPEKAKKSKKANPFAEVINWFASGNTLSLVDDLPLAEYKKALNSVTGLKDIIKQFHPRLSENQQLLLMEFVLHGLAEFSQVSKGFLDNGFAFSDMFDSLFNMQPDEDDLDQDDDRY, from the coding sequence ATGAGCAAATTACTTGAAATAACAACCCTTGGCCAGCTGAAACAGACAGACTATCGCAGCCGGTCGGTTAAGGAAGAATTGAGAGAGAATTTAATAGCACAGCTACAAAAAAAAGACGGTGGTTTTGAGGGTATTATAGGTTATGAAGATACTGTAATTCCAGATCTGCAAACTGCCATCTTATCGCGTCATAACATTTTGCTACTGGGTTTACGCGGACAAGCCAAAACCCGTATTGCACGCTTGCTGGTAAACCTGCTGGATGAATATGTGCCTTATATTGCCGGTTCAGAATTGTATGATGACCCACTGGCACCTATATCATGGTACGGCCACAATGAGGTAGAAACAAAAGGCGATGATACCCCTATTGCATGGGTACACCGCTCAGAGCGCTATACCGAAAAGCTAGCCACTCCAGATGTTACCGTTGCCGATCTAATTGGCGACGTTGACCCTATTAAGGCAGCTACCTTAAAACTGACGTACTCTGATGAGCGCGTTATTCACTTTGGGTTAATACCGCGCGCGCACCGTGGCATATTTGTAATAAATGAGTTGCCCGATTTGCAAGCGCGTATACAGGTATCACTATTTAATATATTGCAGGAAAAGGACATCCAGATTCGTGGCTTTAAACTGCGCCTGCCGTTAGACTTGCAGTTTGTGTTTACAGCCAACCCGGAAGATTATACCAACCGTGGCTCTATAGTTACGCCGTTGAAAGACCGTATTGAAAGCCAGATACTAACCCACTACCCTCGTACGGTTGAAATATCGCGCAAAATAACCCAGCAGGAAGCTTTGCTTACAGCTGAACAGCGCAATTTGGTAGAAGCTGACGGACTGGTTAAAGACCTGGTTGAGCAAATTGCATTTGAGGCGCGTAACTCGGAGTACATTGATAAAAAGTCGGGCGTATCAGCACGCTTAACCATATCAGCTTACGAGAATCTGATCAGCAACGCCGAACGACGCATGATTATCAATGGGGAGAAGAATACCTTCGTACGCATATCCGATTTTTTAGGCGTTATACCTGCCATAACCGGTAAAATAGAACTGGTGTATGAGGGTGAGCTGGAAGGCCCTGCAAAAGTGGCTAATATTTTGATAGGCAAAGCGGTAAAAACACTCTTGCTGCAATATTTCCCGGATCCGGAGAAAGCAAAAAAGAGCAAAAAAGCAAATCCGTTTGCCGAAGTGATCAATTGGTTTGCAAGTGGCAATACGCTATCGCTAGTAGATGATTTACCACTGGCCGAGTACAAAAAAGCATTAAATTCAGTAACCGGCTTAAAAGATATCATCAAACAGTTCCACCCGCGTTTGAGCGAAAATCAGCAATTACTGCTGATGGAATTTGTTCTGCATGGCTTGGCGGAGTTTTCACAAGTAAGCAAAGGTTTTCTGGATAACGGTTTTGCATTTTCAGATATGTTCGACAGCCTGTTTAACATGCAGCCTGATGAAGATGATCTGGATCAGGATGACGATCGTTATTAA